A single region of the Sorghum bicolor cultivar BTx623 chromosome 9, Sorghum_bicolor_NCBIv3, whole genome shotgun sequence genome encodes:
- the LOC8065950 gene encoding uncharacterized protein LOC8065950 has product MVLLVQLPNVAGVRRPAAAAVHQSCRAGRITVYAAASSGRVKEEEEAKGVGKKEKIVIRVSDPVRERRLPPPLFSAPDEPSVPPPDPEEGRRQGVEDGEKAKGQYYVNMGDAIRTLREDLPVAFYREPNFHIYRKFV; this is encoded by the exons ATGGTCCTTCTGGTCCAGCTCCCCAACGTCGCCGGCGTCCGGcgcccggccgccgccgcggtccACCAGAGCTGCCGCGCCGGTCGAATCACAGTATATGCTGCAGCGTCCAGTGGCCGCGtgaaggaggaggaagaggccaAGGGTGtggggaagaaggagaagattgtGATTAGAGTCTCGGACCCGGTGCGGGAGAGGAGGCTCCCGCCGCCGCTGTTCTCTGCACCAGACGAGCCGTCGGTGCCTCCACCGGATCCGGAGGAGGGAAGGCGACAGGGTGTCGAGGACGGAGAGAAGGCTAAGGGACAGTATTACGTGAACATGGGGGACGCCATCCGGACGCTGCGGGAGGACCTCCCCGTCGCGTTCTACCGGGAGCCCAACTTCCACATCTACAG GAAATTTGTTTAA